In the Balaenoptera ricei isolate mBalRic1 chromosome 1, mBalRic1.hap2, whole genome shotgun sequence genome, CAGAGGGCTCAGCGCCCCAAGGGAAATCCTCTTCTCAGGCTTATCAAAGAACCGTTTCCAAACTGTCCCATTTCAACAAGGAGTCTTAAAATGAACATTCATAAAATCAGATAAAAGCAACAAAATActacaagtttcatcacaatcaggacatttttaaaactttatcacattttaaaagatataaaaatacaaaacatttgcattttttcaaaaaattaaagagtttTGACATTGGCTACATTTTCAACATTTTCATTTAGATATATTTCTCTAAGATTTAAAAGACCAAAAATCAGATCTCACCTTAACTTTATCAACATTGCAAAAACAAAAGATTAATTTCACAAGAAAACAGTTGCACAGGTCACGTATTTAGTGCTCGTAACATCCCCCAGTGGTACCAGGCTCCATCCAAAGGGGAGCCAAGTTGTGCTGGGGTCTGACTGATGCACCCCCCACCCTGGTTATCTCTGCCCGAAATCCTGGAGAAGGTGACCTACAAACCCACGGAGAAATTCCTCAGTGATAAATTCTCCATCTGCCCACTAGCAGCACCTGGCTCTGAAGCTCTCGCTCCAGGCACCCAGAGGGGACCAAGGAAAAGCCTGTGTGATGGAGCCAAGGCCACATGTCCCGAGAGTTGCAAGTAAACGGTTCAAACATTTGCTAAACATAACCGTCAGTAACTTTTTTGGTTCTAATAAGAAAACCTTTAGTACTCGGACAGTGATAATATTATTAAACCGTTAACTCTTAcgtcctaaaaaaaaaacaaatgaagtccTCAAAACATACATTTAAACTTAACTGCTATTTTTGAAATAAGTTACAATATAAAAAGTGTCCATGGAATGATTTAAAGATGCACACCTTTTACTAGACTGTGTCAACACTTAGTGCTGAAAAAGCAACTCTAggactttcagaaataaaaacaccATCCCACACTAGTCTGAACTCCCACCAGCCAGTTTTCACagcttcccatttttttttaagagaaaggtACTGCATCTTTATTGCACAGGTAGGGCAGTTTCAAATGGACAAAATTCATGTCAAGACAATTATCAACTCTTATCAATACAATTACCAAGCACGACAGAGGATTAACAAGAAGCACAATCGTCAGAGAACCACAGCagcagtgggccagcactagACTATCGTGCGCATACCACCATCTAGAGCCAGCCTTCGGCGGAGAGCCTGCACTGGATTGGCTGAGGACGGCCGCTGTCCCTGCACCGAAGCGCTTGGACAGGAGAGGAGAAGTCTTAGTCACTTACCCTCAGAGGCTACCCTTTGATTGAAAGAGTAcagaaaagaaaagtcaaaatagGTTCTCCATTAGACACAGCACAGCACCAGACAATTCAGGCAGCAAAAATATGACCCTTACACACTTCACTCTGTGGGAAAGCACCCAGCTCTGAACCGTTACTTCAGGCTTCACTTCTAGCAAATGCATTGTTAAAATCAGTCCCCAGATTGTAGAAAGGCTTTACACCCCCTCTTCCTCCCATAGGATTCCCTTAACCGAGGCAGTCAGAAGCAAGTTCACGCTACCGTGAACCTCTAAGTCCACGCTGGCAGCTGCGGTAAAGACCCCGACGTGCCAAGTCCACAGCCCCCAAAGGGCAGCCCAGTGACTGCCCTCCTCCAGGGGCAGGGCGGGTACGGGCCACCTTACCGTTCCACCAGTGCCTGATATCTGGGGAGTCTGGCTGGAATTTACATGGCAGGAACACTGGGCACTCAGACAACTCCAGCCCACAACCAAGTCATGGGACCGACTACCCACTGCCCAAGTGCCTCAAATCAACATACTCCTGCACTGCCCTGGCTGGTCTCATAAAACAAGGAAGGCCAACTCACCATGAGGTCTGGACCAGGTGTCGGTTACGCTCACACTCTAACACCTGAAGGTACATAACGATTATCTGGAAGATATGGGTCAGGCAGTTATTACCACGCACCTTGAGAACGCAGAATTCAGATCTTGAAGGCATCCATGCAGCAAACGAGAGCCTTGTGCGAGATGCCAGGGTGGCTCCTGGGCACACACCCCATGCACGGCTCAGCTGGAGGGGGGTTTCTGCTGGCGCGCCGGCTGCCTGCTTTTGCAGCCAGGTGCCACGAACGCGCGCGCGGACCTAGCTGCACCCACGTCTGTCTCGGCCAGGACAGGGCTGAGGCTCATTCTCGTCTTCGACACACTCTCCACCAGTGACATTAGCCTGCCCTGAACGCTTCTGTACCCCAGTCACCAACTTACACAAAACGTGGTGTGAAAATACTTTcagcaaatgaagaaaaagtTCTTAAATCTATGGTGAGTAATCTACCGAGATTCTGAACTAATGCCAGAAAATCAAACGAGAGAAGATATGAGGAAACCCCGagtaaaaaaaagatggaaacagagatgaaaataGCACTCTTCACGTTTGAGTGTAACATAGAAGATATACGTGGTATCGTATGCTCAACTGATACACACTGCAAAATAGCTTTCGTTCATCTCCAAATAAAGGGTTCAGAATTCTTCCAATTGccccataaaagaaaataaggttATTACTAAAGCAGCTTTAGAAAAAGAGCTGTTGAAACAGAAAAAGTAAACTGacatatttcatttttacaaGTTCATCACCATTTTTGAAAGTTCAAACTTAAAAGATGCAATttccaaaacttttaaaaacatactattaaaataaatacaatacaaaAAGGCTAATAAGAAAAGAGTTATTTTCCAATTATAGataaaaactggaaaatcaaATCAGGGACACATTTAATCCTTTTCAGTTTCCAATCTAGGTGAGAATGAAGCAATGACTCTGGTGGGCTCACGTGGCAGCTGGGCCTCATACCCACCTTGTGAGGGTGCTTCACATGGACGCAGAAACCCAACTCTTTGAGAACTCGCCTTTCCGCCTTTATAATTTGATTCTTTAAGTTAACATAATCTTGATCCAACAGTAGAGGCACAGGTTTTCTACAAATACAAAGCACACGATCTGCATAAGGCTCAAATAAAGCCTATCAAATCCCACGGTTACCCCCAAACAGTGACAATCTACCATAAACACGATACAGAGTCAGGAAGTTTGCTTCCTGTAAGTAACAAAACCACACAGTTTTCCTCAAACCCCAGCGCTGACCTACTCACCCCGCCTCAACGACCCTCTCCCTGTTTTCTTTACGGATGATAAACGCCGACTGAACAGAGTGGAGGGTCTCACGATCTCATGGCCCAAGGACTACACGTCCTCCATCCGCCTCAAGATACAAGCGGATGTATTGAGGATGAAGGGAAAACCAAAACACCAACAGAAGCATGGCGTTTAAACAGCCAAGGCTGTATTTTACAAAGGCCCTCCATTAGCTGGAGCGTTGGAAAGCCTGGGCCAAGGATGCTTCTAAagatcctgcaatgcacaggacagtccccacgGCAAAGAatcatccagcccaaaatgtaaacagtgctgaggttgagaacccAGTTCTAGAGCATTCAGGCTGACGTGGGCAAACCACGAAACCAAGGCCAGCCGAACTACAGCCACAGCGCCCTGTCCTCCTGACTGTGGTTCCTTCATTGATTAAACAGCATCTGTTGGgtacacccccacccccaggcaccaGGCCTCCTCCTGGGCACAGGTTTAAAACCTCACCCCCTACACCTTGTTTCAGAAACGTTAATGGAACTGAATAACCATGAAAACAGACACGGATATCTACGACAGGTCTGATAAAGACTCACTTTTTCTCTCTCAGGTGTCGAAGGCGATGAAACACGTTGATGACGTCCCGTATCCGTCTTGGAGCCTCTTCTATCTTGGAGGCCAGGTGAACACAGGCCATTGACACGTGCTGAAACGTAAGCGATGCAACACAGAGATGTTTGTTCCAAGGACGACAGTAGTCTCCAACAGCTAAAGAACGGCGGTTGAGAGCAGAGGGGGTGCACCCTGAGAAAAAGGCCACTTGGAAAAAACCCCTCTGCAGTACAGGGGGCTTCCCAACCCCCCAAGTACAGCGCTGCAACTGGAAGACAAGTACTCGTTCCTCTGAGCAACGGGCAACGCAACAAACCCAGGTTTCCTGTCAACACATTTCTGGGGGAAAGAAAGACGGAAGAAAGCCTCACCTCCATGGAATGCTTCACAAAGGACTTGGTGTAGAAGAACCGCTGGAACAACACCTGCCCGGTAGCCATGGCCACCTGCACAAGAGAAAGATTCCATCCTTTTCAAAACCCAATTCAAGGGTCTCAAAGTTAAATTATTAGGTTTCACGAGACTCCTAACAAAGAACCAAAAACTAAAATGTTTCCGCGTCCACAAAGGCTCTTCGAGTCCCGCTGCCTCGCCTCCCTCATCACCTCCGGTGGGCGGCAGCGGGGACGCCCTGGGCCTGGGTCGGCCGGTGGGCCCGGGGCCAGGTGGGAACAAGCAGCGGGGTCGGGGTCCGAAGAGGGGATCGGCGCTGCGCCCGGGTGCCGGGCGGAGACACGGAGCGGGCTCCGGATAAGGCCCCCCCGCCAACAAAGGGCCCGGCAGCCTTCCCGGCGCCAGTGCGGCGGTTACCTCGGCCCGAGGCTCGCGGCCGCTCCCTCACCTGCGGCAGGCGGAGCAGGATGCCGGCCGCCTGGATGAGCTCGCAGCCCACCACGCGGAGGTCGGTCTCCGTGTCAGTGTCGAGGCCACTCGACATGGACGGCGTGAAGCGGAGCTTGTCGTCCGGCAGGAGGCAGTTCTCCAGCGTGATGAGCACCCCGGAGTACAGCCGGTCCCCGATCAGCACCCCCTGCGACCCGGGGGCTGTGCCACCGCAGCCCGGCGTGCCGGCCGCTGCCGCGGGGGTCGCCGGCCCCTGAGCCCCGGCCCCGGCCGTCGCCGTCGCCGCCGCCATTTTGTGCCGCCGACTCT is a window encoding:
- the CCNL2 gene encoding cyclin-L2 isoform X3, whose amino-acid sequence is MAAATATAGAGAQGPATPAAAAGTPGCGGTAPGSQGVLIGDRLYSGVLITLENCLLPDDKLRFTPSMSSGLDTDTETDLRVVGCELIQAAGILLRLPQVAMATGQVLFQRFFYTKSFVKHSMEHVSMACVHLASKIEEAPRRIRDVINVFHRLRHLREKKKPVPLLLDQDYVNLKNQIIKAERRVLKELGFCVHVKHPHKIIVMYLQVLECERNRHLVQTSWVASEGK